One window of the Torulaspora delbrueckii CBS 1146 chromosome 6, complete genome genome contains the following:
- the TEL2 gene encoding Tel2p (similar to Saccharomyces cerevisiae TEL2 (YGR099W); ancestral locus Anc_3.442), whose amino-acid sequence MSGVSLLEGNVTASVIQEVLNGLKERNVALTLIEILTILKTVIPVYPSLRRESKNLLLILISDNYNFMAQLASFTSSIPIKQVERKIYQQVIIDTMKNRCDCLRNYMSQSTDTKVQRNNLKALMFGSKLFNVLSSTIDIVDYLECLREQWKYVLERAEPLDAVYGELLTASFILHPTLAEDILLNGFFYTRESYFQSMITTVNTASSLDQQRLIKNFIIPHLDLHINESNTNSVINVLRQLPLDCDIDLSYILTLKSLILQSCIIRLLLTSSQNELVSHLLQRFGQPDDALDERICQLLVVSLKYANDPSLKANIGGDKNLLDGVTARLMHKDNLLRERTMYIAKVVTDGGLKYESDFIISIPEFEFPQNDFKIDFNSLRDQFQDIKSSTVLQTEVRKLSLMEDSDDEDDEENENERDIVFLKDLVAKYARLDSNKKIRPLPLLKLTVKLVRQKKDFPIEVSYYSSELLVSISSLNNDLEEKDFEQWRINALCSIVVVTPETVTDLHKILFTSELSLQQRMSLLSSLGLSARELRGYADESIVKPQNNFPTSRLPWDKQTESHSTSAQLSSIEELPTERIVWKSKKLLTDGQEQLNANKFRKYSRLFFYPLAHGWLDGIDLGSFTDLFKTHYLMTLHIIYQCAYPVHDYDSMTRLMEQILLQASQQGIRF is encoded by the coding sequence ATGTCTGGTGTTAGCTTGCTAGAGGGCAATGTGACTGCCTCTGTTATACAAGAAGTTTTAAATGGACTCAAGGAACGCAATGTGGCTCTCactttgattgaaatattgACGATACTAAAGACGGTTATTCCAGTATACCCATCGCTGAGACGAGAAAGCAAGAACTTACTTTTAATACTGATCTCAGATAATTACAATTTTATGGCACAACTGGCTTCCTTCACGTCTTCAATCCCAATAAAACAGGTAGAAAGGAAGATTTATCAGCAGGTTATAATTGATACCATGAAGAATAGGTGCGATTGTCTTCGCAACTACATGAGCCAGTCAACAGACACAAAAGTACAACGTAACAATCTCAAGGCTCTCATGTTCGGTAGTAAATTATTCAATGTCCTATCGTCTACAATAGATATTGTAGATTACTTGGAGTGCCTGCGGGAACAATGGAAGTATGTGTTGGAAAGGGCTGAACCATTAGACGCTGTATATGGTGAGCTTTTAACAGCCAGTTTTATATTGCATCCTACCCTTGCAGAAGACATCTTATTAAACGGTTTCTTCTATACCAGGGAAAGCTATTTCCAATCGATGATCACTACTGTGAACACGGCTTCGTCATTAGATCAACAGAGGCTGATAAAGAACTTTATTATCCCTCATTTGGACCTTCATATAAATGAATCAAATACCAATTCAGTGATCAACGTGTTGAGGCAGTTACCACTAGACTGCGACATCGATCTGTCTTACATTCTGACGTTAAAATCACTGATTTTACAAAGTTGCATTATAAGGTTGTTGCTAACAAGCTCTCAAAACGAATTGGTGAGCCATCTGCTGCAGAGATTTGGGCAGCCTGATGATGCCCTAGATGAGAGGATTTGTCAGCTCCTTGTAGTCAGCCTGAAGTATGCCAATGatccatctttgaaagctaaTATCGGCGGTGATAAAAACCTGTTGGATGGAGTCACGGCCAGACTAATGCATAAGGATAATCTTCTGAGAGAACGCACAATGTATATCGCAAAAGTGGTCACCGATGGTGGGTTGAAGTATGAAAGTGATTTCATTATTTCTATTCCAGAGTTCGAGTTTCCTcaaaatgatttcaagatagacttcaactctttgagAGATCAATTCCAAGATATCAAGTCTTCGACAGTATTACAAACCGAAGTAAGGAAGTTGTCCCTCATGGAAGATAGTGACGATGAGGACGACGAGGAGAATGAAAATGAGAGAGATATCGTGTTCTTGAAGGATCTAGTGGCCAAATATGCAAGATTGGATTCCAACAAGAAGATAAGACCGTTGCCCCTCTTAAAGCTGACAGTGAAGCTCGTGCGACAGAAGAAAGACTTTCCTATCGAAGTCTCATACTACAGTTCTGAATTATTGGTTAGCATATCGTCCTTGAACAATGATCTTGAGgaaaaagattttgaacaatggCGTATCAATGCCTTATGTAGTATAGTCGTGGTAACACCTGAGACGGTGACCGATCTTCACAAGATTCTTTTTACCTCCGAGCTATCTTTGCAACAAAGAATGTCGTTACTATCAAGTCTTGGTCTATCAGCAAGAGAGTTGCGGGGTTATGCCGATGAATCTATTGTGAAGCCGCAAAACAATTTTCCTACTTCTCGGTTACCTTGGGACAAGCAGACAGAGTCGCATTCAACTTCAGCTCAACTAAGTTCTATCGAAGAATTACCAACAGAACGCATTGTATGGAAATCAAAAAAGTTACTGACAGATGGCCAAGAGCAACTCAATGCAAACAAGTTCAGAAAATACTCGAGACTTTTCTTCTATCCACTGGCTCACGGATGGCTTGATGGGATCGACTTAGGTAGTTTTACGGATTTGTTCAAGACACATTATCTCATGACGCTACACATAATCTACCAATGTGCATACCCTGTTCATGACTATGACTCAATGACACGACTCATGGAACAAATACTGCTACAAGCATCACAGCAGGGAATTAGATTTTAG
- the HOB2 gene encoding Hob2p (similar to Saccharomyces cerevisiae YPR117W; ancestral locus Anc_3.443), with translation MIPQSFYILRDVLQGVILLFFGVLLAQWLLSFVISTILERTDCPIKRFSFGFFGPSIRNVMVSTASLRVKIGKISIKFGKKGIITFSNVEVVLMNNSPQKTDNSKNMTPVADELFESDQLSFLLNKRILWILDCIFPLYCYVQNLLISSPDGSIIKMDLGSVAITKLSAEKVRAEIFLHAITNITDGDSIHHIGYQLKCQVSRKQELKTSKVRISFREWSSFLRVSGLHLHLSNLTRKQQNTESNVLKKSPNYDELIGHLEDKMHRLFVKYKAPLIALKILDFKVENLILSFNHFVHVKMSSAQIRLECVNIFSYGVNLEFFPSNKLMLKDHEITFSANSVVVDVNEISAIRIPLINHIITTDVISFLLEGIPIAKAKISHIVNIINPSIVASIDQVISGLHLLKKYRKVVYSSRSDDDEAGVDKISNFLLSGLQLLPSFIFQIIMSNFSATLKLTDEENLTFKVYNLHSFLYHKNKTANWPSVSAYSEVSVRPELSFIERDPFSEQLSNYLKVVGTSLVFLKLPNSHDGSMTTVPIFGFERCDTSLDDISAPKLIVHSTLRHCTLTFDNLAVLRLLHSALDSILSAFLENEVAHATSNVLSRTVEKETVYKGVEWTLNLRMKDLSCSMLVAGYLPESLDPFAATGVNLTNVGRGMILVLHESFITANRRERSLKVSTADMIRIMDFESGQTVTETLVTLQNLQMKSTINGEVHLQLPSVRFKIDVNLIWLLFFSKSVYRKYSSFEHERATKDVCHSQRTTPKLNVTLQKLILEIKLPQDTPILLSFSDIRYTDNERLLQAASISAFVQSIYVKQVPVQVSLIKIKRFEVDLQEALKTKNIKINASSIRLHTEYHFRFYMVVDNLITMFKSFKQIKLAFSDLREFQRLYPSEQHPKLPPNIDLSVDKLLVNVEEDPFEQELGLILKIGVLEQRERLQKLQEFEEQKLQPRGSNDNPTSPFHISRRSASPNAIQIGPISEYKAKQELLKNFSTSWIARYRKAKLTFQGMPYHIFKRDELGKDFYFYSAQETSSVAKLVINKLNLKIGAPSFPSSNVPSFIRKYGKGVPMERTYTLLILLGIDIKTSLWELRLRDYPLPAISFPDTHTTGDVVFAEKMPDKCSLRSIYVPFVPSASTERYSGMNSIYGSHIIRTLNSVKTYFRINTSVSSSIPASITWGKSLQPGYSSLMLWFDYLTRPQDDPSPKLGFWDKFRYLVHGAWTYEISKTSEFHLNIKGSDNPYKIADDGAGLSFCWLGGTVIRIHGTEDPKEFLKIESEKFQLAVRDFTASNKFDKILMKLEGHVIWKLGLLFEQGDLHKAGEEERSAPSRPHYDIELVHPSFVSGIENYDSYRGFRSDFIHMSIGVYSSGKKSNNSLHLAPYTVHHFLKWWNLFHTYTSGPIRQGPLFTDLVQNASKFGRSLFTIKYQLHLEPLTFTHVYRNYTDFGDSANVSFTGLKGKLHSLRIDLHQKRVKLTHTDEKLKRSKPVWKFKMSSGEIDCAEADIRILTTTFIQSHVEEMVVSRFGIHHSNNVIPISSAGMKQMKESEWYDFEDYVDLDQVSLKSSVLLKLEALPLLYSPRISYFRKINDDGYSVPYPFGDEASHNCMIGKNHPERTQERLAKHRAVEIEKDIKELTETLEKSKLTDGSFRDEEAVKRVPEFDNLLHKLKHRLHIVHLILNDLKLSERVPSIYSFDDCESSISNSDLDLTEADIHDTDSALLRTNTIQSFRSMRQASTLKDESSYDNRFIVHNSQLKINKTLRHHLFEYASNAFERKSMHFFLTYKSVTILKDLLSSTFSDVQTQVGDHESLKGDAISVAEFTERFETLIREVPSDDFDFFDSCLFRLISPQLQFVSDVEPDTAVILAARDIEVGIIDILQIISKSGKRVPMDVDTVVESRYCAVSKDVQLFALYKDNIMSSRGNGFHRNGYGMEEGSELWPPWLPMEMCYDGSLLEDDVFLRRRSMFLTYTAPNPLFFSDMDTAGFSHDAKFRIGFPGLILTSTSKQYCSFYNITRDLLTFGTSLDEKVEKLAKVLLADEVRNNLERLDVSVVTRLQRKVKEQYYTREFLKVHDNLLFRKTEQELTFEIQATMLELSILMNAIKKNYDRIVSGSRSTQKRLNWQVGTGELIWELYDDVRNPFITIGLGPSSFIRSQTFDGSNSNVVTISSLQCFNQQESPVYLELLSPDEKHVQYSTEAPMIELFWKLGPPVGGIPELTEMIVSLQPILFKMDHLTSDKIMSYLLPKNGKIKSLANQVSTIPARQPSIGIALSSADMSRRSSESSIGSAKSSSDLDTIFDTKSTLSVLSSTARKKRTPKLTTTILSQPDQNINEMVKRSSTYFNLRNVLIKKTTMSVCYKGAHHVLTDVNNLVVKVPNLEYHQKLWSRDEFLAALKKDITKVVVQHLGQIIGNKLVPHKKENRLKASMDISHLLKSDSNGLQSTTSSIHRKKSQYSFMSSNFSVNSPSDDADEDVQPFFPETGRT, from the coding sequence ATGATACCGCAATCATTCTATATATTGAGGGATGTGCTACAAGGTGTGATACTGTTGTTCTTCGGTGTACTTCTAGCTCAATGGCTTCTCAGTTTCGTAATATCAACGATTCTCGAACGAACAGACTGCCCCATTAAGAGGTTCTCTTTTGGATTTTTCGGACCCTCCATTAGAAATGTTATGGTATCGACAGCATCCCTAAGAGTGAAGATAGGCAAAATCtccatcaaatttggtAAGAAAGGAATTATAACCTTCAGTAATGTGGAAGtggttttgatgaacaaCTCGCCGCAAAAAACTGATAATTCAAAGAATATGACGCCAGTTGCAGATGAGTTATTTGAGTCTGATCAACTGAGTTTTTTGCTGAACAAGCGTATTTTATGGATCCTGGATTGCATCTTTCCACTATACTGTTACGTTCAAAACTTGTTGATATCCTCGCCAGATGGCTCAATTATTAAGATGGACTTGGGGTCCGTAGCTATCACAAAACTCTCAGCTGAAAAGGTGAGAGCCGAAATATTCCTGCATGCAATCACAAACATCACAGACGGTGATTCTATTCATCATATCGGCTATCAATTAAAATGCCAAGTCTCGCGAAAACAAGAGTTGAAGACTAGCAAAGTAAGGATTTCGTTTCGCGAGTGGTCATCATTTCTGCGGGTCAGTGGGCTGCACTTACACCTATCCAACCTGACACGTAAACAACAGAATACCGAATCAAATGTCCTTAAAAAGTCACCCAATTACGATGAGCTCATAGGACACTTGGAAGATAAGATGCACCGCCTCTTCGTCAAATACAAGGCCCCATTAATAGCTCTAAAGATTCTTGATTTTAAAGTGGAAAATCTTATACTATCATTCAACCATTTCGTTCACGTCAAAATGTCTAGCGCTCAGATCCGTTTGGAATGCGTGAACATTTTTAGTTACGGCGTCaacttggaatttttccCATCGAATAAGCTCATGCTCAAGGATCATGAAATAACCTTTTCGGCAAACTCAGTTGTGGTCGATGTCAACGAGATCTCAGCGATAAGAATCCCCCTAATCAATCACATTATCACCACTGATGTGATTTCATTTCTATTAGAGGGAATCCCAATAGCGAAAGCCAAAATTTCCCACATTGTCAATATAATAAATCCTTCTATTGTGGCATCGATTGATCAGGTAATCAGCGGCCTTCATTTACTCAAAAAATACAGGAAAGTAGTGTATTCCAGTCGTTccgatgatgacgaagcTGGGGTAGACAAAATTTCTAATTTCCTGCTAAGTGGCCTCCAATTATTGCCTAgcttcatctttcaaattattaTGTCCAACTTCAGTGCTACATTGAAACTCACCGATGAGGAGAACCTGACATTCAAGGTTTACAACCTCCACTCATTCCTGTATCATAAGAACAAGACTGCCAATTGGCCGTCAGTGTCAGCCTACAGTGAGGTATCAGTACGGCCAGAGCTTTCATTTATCGAAAGGGATCCCTTCAGTGAGCAGTTATCAAATTACCTCAAGGTTGTTGGAACAAGCTTGGTTTTTCTAAAGTTGCCAAACTCACATGATGGTTCCATGACTACAGTTCCTATCTTCGGTTTCGAAAGATGTGACACTTCACTTGACGATATATCAGCGCCCAAATTAATTGTGCATAGTACATTAAGGCATTGCACTTTGACATTTGATAACCTTGCTGTTTTGCGACTGTTGCATTCGGCGCTGGATAGTATCTTAAGCGCTTTCCTCGAGAATGAAGTTGCACATGCAACGAGCAATGTTTTGTCGCGTACAGTAGAAAAGGAAACCGTATATAAGGGAGTCGAATGGACGTTGAACCTTAGAATGAAAGATCTATCGTGCTCTATGCTTGTTGCAGGGTACCTCCCCGAGTCTTTGGATCCGTTTGCTGCGACAGGAGTCAATTTGACGAATGTTGGGCGAGGTATGATTTTGGTACTACatgaatctttcatcacAGCTAACCGACGCGAGAGGTCATTAAAGGTCTCGACTGCTGACATGATTCGGATTATGGATTTCGAGTCGGGTCAGACCGTGACCGAAACGCTGGTAACTCTACAAAACCTTCAAATGAAATCTACAATAAATGGCGAGGTGCATTTACAACTTCCTAGTGTTcgcttcaaaattgatgtTAATTTAATTTGGCTCCtctttttctccaaaagTGTTTATCGCAAATATTCATCGTTTGAGCATGAGAGAGCCACTAAAGATGTATGCCACTCTCAACGTACAACGCCCAAACTGAATGTgactcttcaaaagttgatctTGGAGATCAAGCTTCCGCAAGATACTCCGATATTACTATCATTTTCTGATATTCGATATACTGACAATGAGAGGCTTCTGCAAGCTGCCTCGATATCAGCATTTGTTCAATCGATTTATGTGAAGCAAGTACCGGTACAAGTGTCGTTAATAAAAATCAAGCGGTTCGAAGTAGATTTACAAGAAGCTCTGAAGACCAAGAACATTAAAATTAATGCCTCATCAATACGCCTTCACACAGAGTATCATTTCAGATTCTATATGGTGGTGGATAATCTGATCACAATgttcaaatccttcaaacAAATTAAGCTTGCGTTCTCTGATCTTCGAGAGTTCCAAAGACTATATCCCTCTGAGCAACATCCCAAACTGCCTCCTAACATCGACCTCTCTGTAGACAAACTGTTGGTAAATGTGGAGGAAGATCCTTTCGAGCAAGAGCTAGGTTTGATACTAAAAATTGGGGTCCTTGAGCAAAGAGAAAGGTTACAGAAACTACAAGAGTTTGAGGAGCAGAAACTCCAGCCTCGGGGATCTAATGATAACCCCACCTCCCCGTTCCATATTTCGAGGAGATCTGCTTCTCCCAATGCTATTCAGATTGGCCCTATTTCGGAGTACAAAGCCAAGCAAGAACTTTTAAAAAATTTCTCGACGTCCTGGATAGCTAGATATCGGAAGGCCAAGTTAACATTCCAAGGCATGCCCTACCATATCTTCAAGCGTGACGAATTGGGTAAAGATTTTTACTTCTATTCGGCTCAGGAAACTAGTTCAGTGGCGAAGCTGGTCATCAAtaaattgaacttgaaaattggCGCACCATCCTTCCCGTCTAGTAATGTTCCCAGCTTTATTCGTAAGTACGGTAAAGGTGTCCCAATGGAAAGAACTTATACTTTACTCATTTTATTAGGAATCGATATTAAGACCAGTTTATGGGAACTCAGATTGCGTGATTACCCATTGCCAGCAATATCTTTCCCCGATACCCATACCACCGGTGATGTTGTCTTTGCTGAGAAGATGCCTGACAAATGCTCGCTAAGAAGTATTTACGTTCCGTTTGTTCCCTCTGCTTCGACAGAACGGTATAGCGGAATGAATTCAATCTATGGATCGCACATTATCCGTACGCTCAATTCTGTCAAAACGTATTTTAGGATAAACACATCTGTGAGCTCATCTATCCCAGCTTCAATCACTTGGGGTAAGTCCCTGCAGCCTGGGTATTCCTCCCTTATGCTTTGGTTTGACTATTTAACAAGACCACAGGACGATCCCTCTCCAAAGCTTGGTTTTTGGGACAAGTTTAGATATCTGGTTCATGGTGCATGGACTTATGAGATCTCAAAGACTAGCGAATTTCATTTGAACATCAAAGGCTCAGACAATCCTTATAAAATCGCCGATGATGGAGCTGGTCTATCGTTTTGCTGGCTGGGGGGGACCGTCATCCGCATACATGGAACCGAGGATCCTAAAgagtttctcaaaatcgaatctgaaaagtttcagCTGGCTGTTCGTGACTTCACCGCAAGTAATAAATTCGATAAAATTCTGATGAAACTGGAAGGTCATGTCATTTGGAAACTGGGGCTTTTATTTGAACAGGGCGATCTTCATAAGGCCGgcgaagaagagagatcTGCTCCTTCTCGGCCGCATTACGATATTGAGCTTGTCCATCCTAGCTTTGTCTCTGGTATCGAAAATTATGACTCCTATAGAGGCTTCCGGAGTGACTTTATTCACATGTCCATTGGTGTTTACTCGTCGGGAAAGAAATCTAATAATAGCCTGCATCTGGCACCGTACACTGTTCAccactttttgaaatggtGGAATTTATTTCACACATATACTTCAGGTCCCATCAGACAAGGCCCCTTGTTTACTGATCTTGTGCAGAACGCAAGCAAATTTGGAAGGTCACTCTTCACCATCAAATATCAGCTCCATCTTGAGCCATTAACTTTTACACATGTTTACAGAAACTATACGGATTTTGGCGATAGTGCTAACGTATCTTTTACTGGGTTGAAAGGTAAGTTACACTCCCTAAGAATCgatcttcatcagaaaagAGTGAAACTCACACATACCGAtgagaagttgaagaggTCGAAACCTGTCTGGAAATTTAAGATGTCGTCAGGTGAGATTGACTGCGCGGAAGCCGACATAAGAATCCTCACGACGACTTTTATTCAATCCcatgttgaagaaatggtagTATCGCGCTTTGGAATCCACCATAGTAATAATGTCATACCCATCTCGTCTGCTGGTATGAAGCAGATGAAAGAATCTGAGTGGtatgattttgaagactatGTCGACCTAGATCAAGTGTCTTTGAAGTCGTCAGTTCTGCTAAAACTTGAGGCACTCCCGTTGTTATACTCCCCTCGGATATCCTACTTcagaaagatcaatgacGACGGATACAGCGTGCCTTATCCATTTGGCGACGAAGCATCCCATAATTGTATGATAGGGAAAAACCATCCTGAGCGAACTCAGGAAAGACTTGCAAAGCACAGAGCAGTTGAAATCGAAAAAGACATTAAGGAACTAACTGAAACTCTAGAGAAGTCAAAGCTTACTGATGGGTCATTCAGGGACGAAGAAGCGGTTAAAAGAGTCCCCGAATTCGATAACCTACTTCATAAATTGAAGCATCGGCTCCACATTGTCCATCTTATATTGAATGACCTGAAACTGTCCGAAAGAGTTCCGAGTATCTACTCATTTGATGATTGTGAAAGCTCCATCTCAAACAGTGATCTTGACCTAACTGAGGCTGACATCCATGACACAGACTCTGCTCTTTTGCGGACCAACACGATTCAATCCTTTAGATCTATGCGTCAAGCATCAACTCTGAAAGACGAATCCAGCTACGATAATAGGTTTATCGTGCATAATAGTCAGCTCAAGATTAACAAGACATTGAGGCATCACCTTTTCGAGTACGCTTCTAAtgcatttgaaagaaaatcgATGCACTTCTTTCTGACTTACAAGTCGGTCACCATATTGAAGGATCTGTTAAGCTCAACGTTTTCAGACGTTCAAACGCAAGTGGGTGATCATGAGTCCTTGAAAGGTGACGCCATCTCCGTTGCCGAATTCACCGAGCGGTTCGAAACCTTGATAAGAGAAGTGCCAAGCGATGACTTTGACTTTTTCGACAGCTGCCTGTTCCGTCTGATCTCACCACAGCTGCAATTCGTTTCAGACGTTGAGCCCGATACCGCTGTTATCTTGGCAGCTAGAGACATAGAGGTCGGTATTATTGACATTCTACAGATAATCAGCAAATCAGGGAAGCGAGTACCCATGGATGTTGATACAGTTGTCGAGAGCAGATATTGCGCTGTGTCGAAGGACGTACAACTCTTTGCACTGTATAAGGACAATATAATGTCCAGTAGAGGTAACGGTTTCCACAGAAATGGCTATGGAATGGAAGAAGGTAGCGAACTATGGCCTCCTTGGCTTCCAATGGAAATGTGCTATGACGGTTCACTCCTGGAGGACGACGTCTTtttaagaagaagatcaatgTTTCTCACATATACAGCGCCAAATCCATTGTTTTTTAGTGACATGGATACGGCGGGCTTCTCCCATGACGCAAAATTCCGGATTGGGTTTCCTGGGCTCATTCTCACCTCTACATCCAAGCAATATTGTTCATTTTACAATATTACTCGCGACCTGCTGACATTCGGTACCTCTTTAGATGAAAAGGTAGAGAAATTAGCGAAAGTCTTGTTAGCGGACGAAGTGAGGAATAACCTAGAAAGGCTCGATGTTAGTGTTGTTACGAGACTACAACGTAAAGTCAAGGAACAATACTATACTCGGGAATTCTTAAAAGTGCATGACAATCTGCTTTTCCGTAAAACAGAGCAAGAACTAACTTTTGAGATTCAAGCGACTATGCTTGAATTATCCATTTTAATGAACGCAATAAAGAAAAATTACGATCGTATTGTGAGTGGTAGCAGGTCTACACAGAAGAGACTTAACTGGCAGGTTGGTACAGGTGAACTTATATGGGAACTTTATGATGATGTAAGGAATCCCTTTATCACTATCGGGCTTGGCCCTTCAAGCTTCATTCGAtctcaaacttttgatGGATCAAATAGCAACGTTGTGACCATATCTTCGTTGCAATGTTTCAACCAACAAGAGTCACCAGTTTATTTAGAGCTACTATCGCCGGATGAGAAGCACGTCCAGTATAGTACAGAGGCTCCTATGATTGAATTGTTTTGGAAGTTGGGACCTCCAGTTGGGGGCATTCCGGAGTTAACAGAGATGATTGTGAGTCTGCAGCCTATCTTGTTTAAGATGGATCATTTGACATCAGACAAAATTATGAGCTATTTGTTACCCAAAAACggaaagatcaaaagtttAGCTAATCAGGTATCAACTATCCCTGCCAGGCAGCCATCAATTGGAATAGCATTGAGTTCCGCCGATATGAGTAGAAGGTCTTCCGAGAGCAGTATCGGATCTGCAAAGTCGAGCTCTGACTTGGATACCATTTTCGACACAAAAAGTACTTTATCGGTGCTCAGCTCAACAGCCcgaaagaagagaacaCCTAAGCTAACAACCACCATTCTCAGCCAGCCGgatcaaaatatcaatGAGATGGTCAAGAGATCTAGCACATACTTCAACCTTAGAAATGTGTTGATCAAAAAGACAACAATGTCCGTCTGCTATAAGGGCGCCCATCATGTTCTGACTGACGTGAACAATTTGGTTGTTAAAGTACCGAATCTCGAATACCATCAAAAATTGTGGTCAAGAGATGAGTTTCTTGCggctttgaagaaagatatcACTAAGGTTGTGGTTCAGCATTTGGGCCAAATTATTGGTAACAAACTGGTCCCCCATAAGAAGGAAAATCGATTAAAGGCTTCTATGGATATATCGCATCTATTGAAATCAGATTCAAATGGCTTACAATCCACAACTAGTTCGATTCACCGGAAAAAATCTCAATATTCGTTCATGTCGTCCAACTTCAGCGTTAATTCGCCATCGGATGATGCTGACGAAGATGTTCAGCCTTTTTTCCCAGAGACAGGTCGGACTTAG